In the Actinomycetota bacterium genome, ATCATCGCCCACGCCGACCTCCCTCTCGTGGAAGTCGATGATTTTCATGCCGTCATCGGGGCGCTCGAAGAAGCAGACGTCGTGATCGCTCCGTCCTACAACGGAGGCACGACGGTGGTCGCGGGGACCTTGGGCTCGTTCGACTTTCGCTACGGGGAAGGCAGCTTCCGCCGGCACCTCGGCGTCGCATCACGAAAGCGGCTTCGGATCGTGGTGAGGCTGGGACTGGGCCTCGACCTCGACGGTCCCTCCGACCTGGAGAGCGCGATCAGGCATCCACGCGGAGCCTGGCTACGGTCACTGGTCGATCAGTAGATCGCCGACCCGCTGTGCCTGTCGAAGAAGTGCAGCTTGGAGGTATCGACGAACAACTGCACCTCATCGCCGAGCCGTGGGGCCGTGTCGGCATTGACACGGGCCGTGAACTTCGTGAGGTCTCCGAGGACCGATGCGTCCTGACCCTGATCGGCGATCAGCTCCTGGATGTCCGGAGTGACCACCGGTGGAATCAGCTTCTCGAAGTGCACGAATGCCTCCGGACCGAGCTGCTCCACGAGCGCCACCCTGACCTTCAACAGCCGATCTTCGGGTGCACCCGGAACGGCCGTGGCCATCTCGAAACACTCTGGTCGGATGCCGACCACCAGTTCCTTCCCGACATAGCGGCCAAGACCCGGACGTTCGGCAAGGAGCTCGGGAGCGATGCGCAGCCGATCGTCGCCGAACGAAGCGAACACTCGGTCCTCCTCGGCCCCCAACGTCCCGTAGACGAAATTCATCGACGGTGAGCCGATGAACCCGCCCACGAAAATGTTGACCGGATGGTCGTAGAGGACGCGCGGCGTGTCGACCTGTTGCAGGGTTCCCTTGCGCATGACCGCCACACGATCCCCCATCGTCATCGCCTCGACCTGATCGTGTGTGACGTAGAGCGTGGTTGTTTTCAGCCGGGCATGCAGCTCGCCAAGCTCAGATCGCATCTGCACGCGCAGCTTCGCATCGAGGTTCGACAGCGGCTCGTCCATCAGGAACGCCTCCGGCTCGCGCACGATCGCCCGGCCCATCGCGACGCGCTGTCGCTGGCCACCGGAGAGAGCCTTGGGTTTCCTCGCGAGGAAGTCGGTGATCTCGAGAGTCCTCGCAGCATCCTCGACCCTGGTCTTTATCTCTTCTTTCGGAAGCTTCCTGAGCTTCAGACCGAACGCCATATTGTCGAAAACAGACATGTGCGGATACAGCGCGTAGTTCTGAAACACCATTGCAATGTCCCTGTCTTTCGGGGGAACATCGTTGACGACCTTGTCCCCGATCCGCACCTCCCCCTCGGTAATCTCCTCGAGTCCGGCGACCATGCGCAAGAGCGTCGACTTGCCACACCCGGACGGACCCACCAGCACGACGAACTCACCGTCGCCCACTTCGAAGGAGACGTCCTCAATCGCCCGTGTGCCCCCCGGATAGACTTTGCCGACCTCATCAAAACGAATACCCGCCACGGTGTCCTCCACCCATCTCGCGCTGCAGGTGCCAAAATAGCAAAAAGAAGGGAACCATGATGAGCGATACACGCGTGCTCGTGATCACAGGAGCGACCGGAGGCTTGGGCACTGCCCTGGTTCGTAGGCTCGCAGCCTCGGACTATCGGTTCGCCGCCACCTACCTCGTCCCGGAAGAAGCACGGGCCTTCGAAGAATCCGTGCTCCTCGATGAAGAGCGACTCCTCCTTGCACGAGTCGATGCCGCGAACACCCAAGAAGTGGAAACGTTCATGCAACACACGGCGGAACGCTTCGGGAGCATCGACTCGCTCTGCTGCCTCGCGGGCAAATGGGCCGGCGGGCGCGATGTCGTCGACACGGACGATGTCCGGTTCGACAGGATGATCGACACGAACCTCCGATCGGCGTTCGTGGCGGTTCGGGCTGCGCTCCCCTACCTGAAAACGGCCGGTTGGGGCCGCATCCTGCTCATGGGAAGCCGCGCAGCCGTCGACGCCCCGGCGGGACAAGCCGCATTCAACGTCGCCAAAGCCGGTGTGGTCGCACTCGCCAAGTCACTCGCTCAAGAACTCGGAGGCGATGCCATCACCGCCAACGTGATCCTGCCCTCGGTCATCGACACGCCCGCCACGCGAAAAGCACTCCCCTACTCCGACTACGTCGACTGGCCCACACCCGATGAGATCGCGGCCGTGATGGAATTCATGCTGAGTGAAGCGAGCACAACGATCTCCGGGGCAGCCATCCCCGTGTACGGAAGGGCCTGATCCCTCAACGCCCTGGCCACTCTCCGACGACCGGGGGACGGTCGGCACCGATGCGTGCCAGATACTTGTTGAGGCCGTCCCTCCATGTCCGGTATGCATCGATCTGGAGGGCGACGAGGTCGGGACCGTCGAGCTGCAACTCCGGGTATCTATCGGCGAGAGCACGAGCAACGCCGACGGCCGCGATCGCGTCGGCGGCCGCTCGGTGAGATCCACCGACCTTCACCCCGTAGTGCTCGGCAGTGACCGCAAGGGGGCGCCTGCCTTTCCGATACCGGTCGACGTGCCGGTCCAGAACGAGCGGATCGACAATCACCGCGGGCGGCACATCGGGGAGCGCGCCAAGCCCGTACCGGGCCAGCTCCTCGGCGAGGAGCGGCCAGTCATACGGTGCGTTGTAGATCGCGATCGGAATCCCGTCGCGAACGAACCGCCGGATGGCACCGAGCGTCTCCCCGAGCACGTCCACGGGATCGTCGCCCCGTTCTCGAAGTTCGGCGGTCGTGATCCCGGTGATCTCGGAGGCAGCTCGTGGCATGGGGACCCCCGGGTTGACGAGCCGGTTCACGATCTCTCGCGCGGTGCCGTCCGGGGCGACTTCGACAAGCGCCACCTCGACGATGCGAGCGGTCGCCGGGTCGACACCGGTGGCCTCGAGATCGAGAGCGGCAAGCGGTCCTGTGTGCCAACTCATGCCACCACGGTAGCCGACACGTCTGACAGCAAGCCGACGTGGACGGTCGCCACAGGTACAATCAAACGTGATGGGACGCTCACCGAGATTGGCGCTTGTCGTGTTCGTATCGGCCTTTCTGGTCAACGTGGTGGTCCAGGGCCTATGGCCTCACCGCCCCATCGATTGGTATGCGGCGCTCGTCATCGCCGCCGCCACGGCCGTTGCGTTGGTCGTGGTGGACCGGTTCTTCTCTCGCCAAACCGGCCGGTAGACGTCTCGGGCGGACGAACACGATGCGGCCATCACCGCCGGCAATCGAAAAGATGCTCGTATTCCGGGGTAATCGACTAACCTATGTCAGGCCCGAGTCATCTCGGGCCCCGCAGTCGGTCCTTCATGGCGAAGACCGACCATTCGGTTCTCGCGATTCTCAGGAGTCTGCAGCTCGAACACGCGCGGGAATCACAATCCGGGTACCGATCCCGGCGCGTCGGATATGACGCACGACCCAGGAGGTCGACAATGACAACAACCGGAACTGTCAA is a window encoding:
- the cofC gene encoding 2-phospho-L-lactate guanylyltransferase, with amino-acid sequence MPRPLIAVPVKPFGVAKRRLATVMDAPTRSIVGRRIAARTLEAARQTGASVVVVAGDRGVRQWAGALGFASIPELEPGLTGAARAAVDAAAFDTCPWIIAHADLPLVEVDDFHAVIGALEEADVVIAPSYNGGTTVVAGTLGSFDFRYGEGSFRRHLGVASRKRLRIVVRLGLGLDLDGPSDLESAIRHPRGAWLRSLVDQ
- the ugpC gene encoding sn-glycerol-3-phosphate ABC transporter ATP-binding protein UgpC — encoded protein: MAGIRFDEVGKVYPGGTRAIEDVSFEVGDGEFVVLVGPSGCGKSTLLRMVAGLEEITEGEVRIGDKVVNDVPPKDRDIAMVFQNYALYPHMSVFDNMAFGLKLRKLPKEEIKTRVEDAARTLEITDFLARKPKALSGGQRQRVAMGRAIVREPEAFLMDEPLSNLDAKLRVQMRSELGELHARLKTTTLYVTHDQVEAMTMGDRVAVMRKGTLQQVDTPRVLYDHPVNIFVGGFIGSPSMNFVYGTLGAEEDRVFASFGDDRLRIAPELLAERPGLGRYVGKELVVGIRPECFEMATAVPGAPEDRLLKVRVALVEQLGPEAFVHFEKLIPPVVTPDIQELIADQGQDASVLGDLTKFTARVNADTAPRLGDEVQLFVDTSKLHFFDRHSGSAIY
- a CDS encoding SDR family oxidoreductase; protein product: MSDTRVLVITGATGGLGTALVRRLAASDYRFAATYLVPEEARAFEESVLLDEERLLLARVDAANTQEVETFMQHTAERFGSIDSLCCLAGKWAGGRDVVDTDDVRFDRMIDTNLRSAFVAVRAALPYLKTAGWGRILLMGSRAAVDAPAGQAAFNVAKAGVVALAKSLAQELGGDAITANVILPSVIDTPATRKALPYSDYVDWPTPDEIAAVMEFMLSEASTTISGAAIPVYGRA
- a CDS encoding 3'-5' exonuclease (3'-5' exonuclease of DNA polymerase III); the encoded protein is MSWHTGPLAALDLEATGVDPATARIVEVALVEVAPDGTAREIVNRLVNPGVPMPRAASEITGITTAELRERGDDPVDVLGETLGAIRRFVRDGIPIAIYNAPYDWPLLAEELARYGLGALPDVPPAVIVDPLVLDRHVDRYRKGRRPLAVTAEHYGVKVGGSHRAAADAIAAVGVARALADRYPELQLDGPDLVALQIDAYRTWRDGLNKYLARIGADRPPVVGEWPGR